Proteins from one Leptolyngbyaceae cyanobacterium genomic window:
- a CDS encoding F0F1 ATP synthase subunit gamma, whose protein sequence is MANLKTIRDRIKSVKNTKKITEAMRLVAAAKVRRAQEQVIATRPFADALAQVLYGLQSRLRFEEANLPLLRQREVQRVGLLVISGDRGLCGAYNTNVIRRAENRAKELKAEGRDYKYILVGRKATQYFQRRNQPIDATYTGLEQIPTAAEASMVADELLSLFLSESVDRIELVYTKFVSLISSRPVIQTLLPLDPQGLEAADDEVFRLTTKGGQFQVERSKVATEVRPFPRDMLFEQDPVQILDALLPLYLNNQLLRALQESAASELAARMTAMNNASENATDLIGSLTLSYNKARQASITQELLEVVAGANALG, encoded by the coding sequence ATGGCAAATTTAAAAACAATTCGCGATCGAATTAAGTCGGTCAAAAATACTAAAAAAATCACCGAAGCGATGCGGTTGGTGGCGGCTGCTAAGGTGCGTCGCGCTCAAGAACAGGTAATTGCTACCCGTCCTTTTGCTGATGCTTTGGCTCAAGTTCTCTACGGTTTGCAATCCCGCTTGCGGTTTGAAGAAGCCAACTTGCCTTTGCTCAGACAACGGGAAGTACAAAGAGTTGGGCTGTTGGTAATTTCAGGCGATCGCGGTTTGTGCGGCGCTTACAATACTAACGTAATTCGTCGTGCTGAAAACCGCGCCAAGGAATTAAAAGCAGAAGGTCGCGACTACAAATATATTTTAGTAGGACGCAAAGCTACCCAATATTTCCAACGACGCAACCAGCCAATTGATGCTACTTATACTGGTTTGGAACAAATTCCGACAGCAGCAGAAGCTTCAATGGTTGCTGATGAATTATTATCTTTGTTCCTGTCAGAAAGCGTAGACCGGATCGAGTTGGTTTACACAAAATTTGTTTCGTTAATCAGTTCTCGTCCTGTCATTCAAACCTTGCTTCCTCTAGATCCTCAAGGTTTAGAAGCGGCTGATGATGAAGTTTTCCGCCTCACTACTAAAGGTGGACAATTCCAAGTAGAACGGTCGAAAGTTGCGACGGAAGTTCGTCCTTTCCCCAGAGATATGCTGTTCGAGCAAGATCCAGTGCAAATTCTGGATGCTCTATTACCCCTGTACTTGAATAACCAATTGCTCAGAGCATTGCAAGAATCGGCTGCTAGTGAATTGGCGGCGCGGATGACAGCGATGAATAACGCTAGCGAGAATGCTACTGATTTGATTGGTAGCCTTACTCTGTCTTACAATAAAGCACGTCAGGCATCAATTACACAAGAATTGTTAGAAGTTGTAGCTGGTGCCAATGCTCTAGGTTAG
- a CDS encoding F0F1 ATP synthase subunit B', which translates to MFDFDATLPLMAVQFLLLAALLNAIFYKPLTKALDDRDNYIRKNETDSRERLAKAEALAKQYEEQLASARRASQAVITAAQEDGKKIAADKIAEAQKEGQSQILEAQREIDRQKQEAMASLEQDVDALSRQIIEKLLGPALANR; encoded by the coding sequence ATGTTTGACTTTGACGCCACTTTGCCGTTAATGGCAGTGCAATTTCTGCTTTTAGCAGCACTGTTGAATGCGATTTTCTATAAACCACTGACCAAAGCACTGGACGATCGCGATAATTACATTCGTAAAAACGAGACTGACTCGCGGGAACGTTTAGCCAAAGCAGAAGCTCTCGCCAAGCAATATGAAGAACAGCTAGCGTCTGCCAGAAGAGCGTCTCAAGCCGTCATCACAGCTGCTCAGGAAGATGGTAAGAAAATCGCTGCCGATAAAATAGCCGAAGCGCAAAAAGAAGGGCAATCTCAAATATTAGAAGCCCAGCGAGAAATCGATCGGCAAAAACAAGAAGCAATGGCTTCCCTAGAGCAAGACGTAGATGCTTTGAGTCGTCAAATTATCGAAAAACTTTTGGGGCCAGCACTTGCTAACAGATAG
- a CDS encoding VIT domain-containing protein, translating into MMKLFYLLPFTLLLSSTNTVVTPLLSPSSQVLAQRSNSATPENQSDRPTGGLFVQSKDGRQQVFPLKQTEVKAKVAGNISRVEVTQTFENPFSDPLEAIYVFPLPDEAAVDDMEIKIGDRIIKGNIKKREEAQEIYERARREGRTAGLLEQERDNIFTQSLANIKPGEQIDVTIRYTDSLKFEAGNYEFVFPMVVGPRYIPGNPIPPSGVDTDRVPDASRITPPVLRPGTRSGHDINVTVEIDAGVPISDIRSTSHQITTQRQGNIWQVQLAKEDNIPNKDLILRYRIAGNNTEATVLTQSDEKGGHFAVYLIPALRYRSNEIVPKDVVFLMDTSGSQQGDPLVKSKELMRRFINGLNPRDTFTIIDFANTTQQLSPTPLANTAANRAKAMAYIDALDAKGGTELLNGIRAVLNFPSAQQGRLRSIVLLTDGYIGNENEVIAEVQRNLNPGNRLYGFGVGSSVNRFIINRLAEVGRGTAQVIRQDEQTQEVAEKFFRQINNPVLTNIQVSWQGMGESPTIYPLAAPDLFANQPLVLFGKKSDKTNGNLQIIGTAVGGKRYEKTLPVNFDSSGNSAIAQLWGRARIKDLMNQMFGGETKSGVDAVTETALNYRLLSQYTAFVAVSEEVRVNPDGTRQRVQVPVELPQGVSYEGVFGEEDRAVGAAGNILLAAPTSSAPPRRVGGGTRSPDSQSNRPLSPPTPASIQPSGDITLRNSRIEVISADGLDANAIASITQNLQNVNIPNNTSGEVVLELSLQNGRVRRVVLDDQASTVKEQNVVDAIRRSLLTWQAPPSINNTIRLRLRIRN; encoded by the coding sequence ATGATGAAACTTTTTTATCTCTTACCCTTTACCTTACTCCTGTCTAGCACTAACACTGTAGTCACGCCACTGTTATCACCATCTTCCCAGGTTCTTGCCCAAAGAAGCAATTCTGCCACACCCGAAAACCAAAGCGATCGGCCCACTGGCGGTTTATTCGTGCAATCGAAAGACGGACGCCAGCAAGTCTTTCCCCTCAAACAGACGGAAGTGAAAGCGAAAGTTGCGGGAAATATATCACGAGTAGAAGTAACGCAGACATTTGAAAATCCTTTTTCCGACCCTTTGGAAGCGATTTACGTATTTCCATTACCGGATGAAGCGGCGGTAGATGATATGGAAATTAAAATAGGCGATCGCATTATCAAAGGTAACATTAAAAAACGAGAAGAAGCACAAGAAATTTACGAACGTGCTAGACGAGAAGGGCGTACCGCCGGATTATTAGAACAAGAACGAGATAACATCTTTACTCAATCTCTTGCTAATATCAAACCCGGAGAACAAATTGATGTCACGATTCGCTACACCGATAGCCTGAAATTTGAAGCAGGTAACTATGAATTTGTTTTCCCAATGGTAGTTGGGCCAAGATATATTCCCGGTAATCCAATTCCCCCATCGGGAGTCGATACAGATAGAGTTCCCGATGCTTCTCGGATTACCCCACCAGTTTTGCGTCCCGGTACTCGTTCCGGTCACGATATTAACGTTACCGTGGAAATAGATGCCGGAGTACCGATTTCCGATATTCGTTCCACTTCTCATCAAATTACTACCCAACGTCAGGGTAATATTTGGCAAGTTCAATTAGCAAAAGAAGATAACATTCCCAACAAAGATTTAATCCTCCGCTATCGAATTGCTGGCAATAACACCGAAGCCACAGTTTTAACTCAATCTGATGAAAAAGGTGGTCACTTTGCCGTTTATTTAATTCCCGCTTTGCGATATCGCAGCAACGAAATCGTACCTAAAGATGTCGTCTTCCTGATGGATACTTCTGGTTCTCAACAAGGCGATCCTTTAGTAAAATCCAAAGAATTAATGCGCCGTTTTATTAATGGATTAAATCCCAGAGATACTTTCACGATTATCGATTTTGCCAATACCACTCAACAATTATCTCCAACACCATTAGCGAATACGGCAGCAAATCGCGCTAAAGCAATGGCATATATCGATGCTTTAGATGCTAAAGGCGGAACGGAATTACTAAACGGTATTCGCGCTGTCCTGAATTTCCCATCCGCCCAACAAGGAAGACTGCGAAGTATCGTACTTCTAACCGATGGTTATATCGGCAATGAAAATGAAGTAATTGCCGAAGTACAGCGAAATTTAAACCCAGGAAATCGTCTGTATGGTTTTGGCGTTGGGAGTTCAGTAAATCGGTTTATAATTAATCGATTAGCAGAAGTGGGAAGAGGTACTGCCCAAGTAATTCGTCAAGATGAACAGACTCAAGAAGTTGCCGAAAAGTTTTTCCGTCAAATTAATAATCCCGTTCTCACAAATATCCAAGTTTCTTGGCAAGGTATGGGAGAATCACCGACGATTTATCCCTTAGCAGCACCAGATTTGTTTGCCAATCAACCATTAGTTTTGTTTGGCAAAAAGTCTGATAAAACTAATGGCAACTTGCAAATTATCGGTACTGCTGTTGGCGGTAAACGCTACGAAAAAACGCTGCCAGTGAATTTTGATAGTAGTGGAAATTCTGCGATCGCACAACTGTGGGGACGTGCCAGAATCAAGGATTTGATGAATCAAATGTTTGGCGGCGAAACAAAATCTGGCGTCGATGCGGTGACGGAAACCGCTTTAAATTATCGCTTATTATCCCAATACACGGCATTTGTCGCCGTCAGCGAAGAAGTGCGGGTTAATCCCGATGGTACTCGTCAGCGCGTACAAGTGCCAGTAGAATTGCCCCAAGGCGTTAGCTACGAAGGCGTTTTTGGTGAAGAAGACCGTGCTGTTGGTGCTGCTGGTAATATCCTACTTGCTGCACCTACCTCTAGCGCACCTCCTCGTAGAGTAGGCGGAGGTACTCGCAGTCCAGATTCGCAAAGCAACAGACCTTTATCACCACCAACTCCGGCGTCAATTCAGCCGTCTGGCGACATTACACTGCGTAATTCCCGTATTGAAGTAATTAGCGCTGATGGATTGGATGCAAATGCGATCGCATCCATCACCCAAAACCTGCAAAATGTTAATATCCCCAACAACACTAGCGGCGAAGTCGTCTTGGAACTATCCCTGCAAAATGGTCGAGTGAGGCGAGTTGTTTTGGATGATCAAGCTTCCACAGTGAAAGAGCAAAATGTAGTTGATGCAATTAGGCGATCGCTCTTAACCTGGCAAGCACCTCCATCTATTAATAATACCATTCGCCTGCGTTTGCGAATTCGCAATTAA
- the atpA gene encoding F0F1 ATP synthase subunit alpha — protein sequence MVSIRPDEISSIIRQQIEQYDQKVQVSNVGTVLQVGDGIARVYGLDKVMAGELVEFEDGTVGIALNLEEDNVGVVLMGEGRSLQEGSSVKATGKIAQVPVGDAMIGRVIDALGRPIDGKGDIHTSESRLIESPAPGIVARRSVYEPLQTGITAIDAMIPIGRGQRELIIGDRQTGKTSIAVDTIINQKSENVVCVYVAIGQKASTVANVVNVLQEKGAMDYTIVVAANANDPATLQYLAPYTGASMAEYFMYNGRHTLVIYDDLSKQAQAYRQMSLLLRRPPGREAYPGDVFYLHSRLLERAAKLSNELGEGSMTALPIIETQAGDVSAYIPTNVISITDGQIFLTSDLFNSGLRPAVNPGISVSRVGSAAQTKAMKQVAGKLKLELAQFDDLAAFAQFASDLDKATQDQLARGQRLRELLKQPQYSPLSVAEQVASVYAGLNGYLDDLPVEKIASFAKALRDYLKTSKPKYLELIQAEKKLGDEAEKLLKEAIVEAKKNFLATA from the coding sequence ATGGTAAGCATCAGACCAGACGAAATTAGTAGCATTATTCGCCAACAAATTGAGCAATACGACCAAAAAGTACAAGTTTCTAACGTTGGTACTGTATTGCAAGTGGGTGATGGTATTGCCCGCGTTTACGGCCTGGATAAAGTTATGGCCGGGGAACTGGTAGAGTTTGAAGATGGTACCGTCGGGATCGCACTGAACCTAGAAGAAGACAACGTAGGTGTGGTGTTGATGGGTGAAGGCCGCAGCCTACAAGAAGGTAGCTCGGTAAAGGCTACTGGTAAAATCGCTCAGGTGCCAGTAGGGGATGCGATGATCGGTCGAGTAATCGATGCGCTCGGTCGCCCTATTGATGGTAAGGGCGATATTCACACCAGCGAAAGCCGTCTGATCGAGTCCCCCGCACCTGGTATCGTGGCTCGCCGTTCGGTTTACGAACCTCTACAAACTGGTATCACTGCTATTGATGCGATGATTCCGATCGGTCGGGGTCAGCGGGAACTGATTATTGGTGACCGTCAAACTGGTAAAACTTCGATCGCAGTTGACACCATCATCAACCAAAAATCCGAAAACGTAGTTTGCGTTTACGTGGCGATCGGTCAAAAAGCTTCTACCGTTGCTAACGTAGTCAACGTATTGCAAGAAAAAGGCGCAATGGATTACACCATTGTGGTTGCTGCTAACGCCAACGACCCCGCCACCCTGCAATACCTGGCTCCTTACACCGGAGCTAGTATGGCTGAGTACTTCATGTACAACGGCAGACACACCCTGGTAATTTACGACGACCTCTCCAAGCAAGCACAAGCTTATCGTCAAATGTCCTTGTTGCTGCGTCGTCCCCCAGGACGGGAAGCTTACCCCGGAGACGTATTCTACTTACACTCTCGCTTGTTAGAACGGGCGGCTAAGTTGAGTAACGAATTGGGCGAAGGCAGCATGACCGCACTGCCGATTATCGAAACTCAAGCAGGTGACGTATCTGCTTACATTCCCACCAACGTAATTTCGATTACCGACGGTCAGATCTTCTTAACTTCTGACTTGTTCAACTCTGGTTTGCGTCCCGCAGTTAACCCCGGTATCTCCGTATCCCGCGTCGGTTCTGCTGCTCAAACCAAGGCTATGAAACAGGTGGCCGGTAAACTGAAGCTGGAGTTAGCCCAGTTTGATGACTTGGCGGCATTTGCTCAGTTTGCTTCTGATTTGGATAAGGCTACTCAAGACCAGTTGGCACGGGGTCAGCGCTTGCGGGAACTGCTGAAGCAACCTCAATACTCTCCTCTGTCTGTTGCCGAGCAAGTAGCATCCGTTTATGCTGGATTGAACGGTTATTTGGATGACCTGCCAGTAGAAAAGATTGCTTCTTTTGCTAAGGCACTGCGGGATTATTTGAAGACCAGCAAACCCAAGTATCTCGAATTGATCCAGGCTGAGAAGAAGTTGGGGGATGAAGCAGAGAAACTGCTCAAGGAAGCGATCGTTGAAGCTAAGAAGAACTTCCTCGCAACAGCATAG
- a CDS encoding F0F1 ATP synthase subunit B yields MMGNWLFLATEAHEAAEKGGFGLNFDILETNLINLAILIGILVYFGRNVLTNTLAERRSRIEQAIREAEERQRSAAGALAEQQQKLAQAQAEAERIKKEAEQNAQKAKEAILAKAAEDVEKLKQTAVQDLNTQREKAIAELRQRVAAMAMQRVESQLQSVLDESAQQQLIDRSIASVGGGS; encoded by the coding sequence ATGATGGGGAATTGGTTATTTCTAGCAACAGAAGCTCACGAAGCAGCTGAAAAAGGTGGTTTTGGTCTAAATTTTGATATTTTAGAAACCAACCTGATCAACCTAGCCATTTTAATTGGCATACTGGTTTATTTTGGGCGGAATGTTTTAACTAATACGTTGGCAGAGAGACGCTCTCGAATCGAACAAGCAATTAGAGAGGCAGAGGAACGCCAACGCAGTGCTGCTGGAGCGTTGGCAGAACAACAACAAAAGTTAGCCCAGGCGCAAGCAGAAGCAGAAAGAATTAAAAAAGAAGCGGAACAAAACGCCCAAAAAGCTAAAGAAGCCATCCTAGCTAAGGCAGCTGAAGATGTGGAAAAATTAAAGCAAACAGCTGTCCAAGATTTGAATACACAAAGAGAAAAAGCGATCGCAGAACTGCGCCAACGGGTGGCAGCGATGGCTATGCAGAGAGTGGAATCTCAACTGCAATCCGTTTTAGATGAATCTGCTCAACAACAATTAATCGATCGCAGCATAGCCAGCGTGGGAGGTGGATCGTGA
- a CDS encoding Rpn family recombination-promoting nuclease/putative transposase produces MRRDSLFYKLFQLSPTLLFDLLATPPANASGYRFDSVAVKEPKFEIDGVFVPPDTDNAGIIYFCEVQFQKDERLYERLFGEAFLYFYRNRERYADWQVVVIYPTRSIEQSDTHPYRSLLNCDQVHRVYLNELGEIRQLPLGIALMVLTIVEEEQAPEAARYLLARVQQEVSQPQASQAIIDAIATIIVYKFTNLSRREVEAMLGLQLEETRVYREAKEEGRLEGRQEGRQEGRLEGRQEGRLEGQQQEAANLVIRLLSRRFGELSENLRTRIFNLPLSVLEDLSEALLDFGSLDDLLAWLEVR; encoded by the coding sequence ATGCGGCGAGACTCCTTATTTTACAAACTTTTCCAACTCTCACCCACCCTATTGTTTGACTTGCTGGCAACTCCACCCGCAAATGCCAGCGGCTATCGCTTCGACTCGGTAGCAGTCAAAGAACCAAAATTTGAGATTGATGGCGTATTTGTGCCACCAGATACCGATAATGCAGGCATCATCTACTTTTGCGAAGTCCAATTTCAAAAAGACGAACGGTTATACGAACGCTTGTTCGGTGAAGCGTTTTTGTATTTTTACAGGAATCGAGAGCGTTATGCTGATTGGCAAGTGGTAGTGATTTATCCGACACGCAGTATCGAACAGAGCGATACTCATCCTTATCGATCGCTGTTAAACTGTGACCAAGTGCATCGGGTGTACCTAAATGAATTAGGTGAGATTCGACAGTTACCGTTAGGGATAGCGTTAATGGTGCTGACAATTGTCGAAGAAGAACAAGCACCAGAAGCGGCGAGATATTTACTAGCACGGGTACAACAAGAAGTTAGCCAACCACAAGCTAGTCAAGCGATAATAGATGCGATCGCCACGATTATCGTGTACAAGTTTACGAATTTAAGTCGGCGGGAGGTAGAAGCAATGCTGGGATTGCAATTAGAAGAAACCAGAGTTTATCGGGAAGCGAAAGAAGAAGGACGACTTGAGGGACGACAGGAGGGACGCCAAGAGGGACGACTTGAGGGACGCCAAGAGGGACGACTTGAAGGACAGCAACAGGAAGCGGCTAATCTTGTTATCCGTCTTTTGTCCCGTCGCTTTGGAGAGTTATCCGAAAATCTCAGAACGCGCATTTTTAACCTACCGCTTTCTGTGCTGGAAGATTTAAGTGAGGCGTTATTGGATTTTGGCAGTTTGGATGATTTGTTAGCTTGGTTAGAGGTACGTTAA
- the atpH gene encoding ATP synthase F1 subunit delta produces the protein MKGGAISAQVLEPYAQALMDVAQTHNLVDKIGEDVSSLLNLLESSPELKGFLTNPLIGADVKKSVLQQLAGEEVHPYVMNILKLLVERRRIMFLEGICQQFQTLLRQLKQTALAEVVSAVELSESQRESVKEKVKAISGAHEVELKTKIDPDLLGGVIIRVGSQVLDASVRGQLRRIGMVLSAG, from the coding sequence GTGAAAGGTGGTGCAATTAGCGCCCAGGTGCTAGAGCCTTATGCTCAGGCATTAATGGATGTAGCTCAAACTCATAATTTAGTAGACAAAATAGGCGAAGACGTTAGTTCTTTGTTGAATTTGTTGGAAAGCTCCCCAGAACTGAAGGGCTTTTTAACCAATCCATTGATCGGGGCGGACGTTAAAAAATCCGTGTTGCAGCAGTTGGCAGGTGAAGAAGTCCACCCCTATGTCATGAACATTTTGAAGCTGTTGGTAGAGCGGCGGCGCATTATGTTCCTAGAGGGAATTTGTCAACAATTTCAAACACTGTTGCGCCAGCTAAAACAAACTGCTCTAGCAGAAGTTGTCTCGGCTGTAGAACTTTCAGAATCACAGCGAGAATCTGTTAAGGAAAAGGTCAAAGCGATCTCCGGTGCTCATGAAGTTGAACTGAAGACAAAAATCGATCCGGACTTACTGGGTGGTGTCATCATCAGAGTAGGATCTCAGGTACTTGATGCTAGCGTCAGAGGACAACTTCGTAGAATCGGAATGGTTCTCAGTGCTGGGTAA